Sequence from the Thermothelomyces thermophilus ATCC 42464 chromosome 2, complete sequence genome:
AAAACAGGAAGAGACTGTGCAATTGCATAATTAATAGACCCCAAATTATATATTAGCTGTAGAGCAGTGAAGGAGTCACTACCCGGTGCTGGGACTTCCCTTTGGTTATCGATGAAAGCAGGTCTCTCGGGGCGACAGCCTGAGGCACAATTTGATATTACCAGCTCGTCAGCGTCAATAGTGGAAGTTGAAAAAAGTATTATATTTTCCTCAGTTTATTCTATGACCATCGTTGATTGTGTATTTGACCACCTAGTGCCGTAATATATGTATGTGTAAGACGCGAATCGCCTGTTACCCGAACCTTGACAATTATTATTGATGGAAATGGAGCAAAAACTACAGGCAATTAACAAACAAAACCGAGAGATACAAGAAGAAACATTCTGTAGCGTGCCGTGCAAAAATAATGGAGCCATGATGCTACTAACCCAACCTCGCTTGCCAGACCGAAATCAGGGGAGCAGTCTCTTTAGCGGGTGCGCCTCCGTATTGAAGACGTACTCATCCAGGCTGATCAGTTCGGGCTCGCTGAACATCAAGTAGAAATACTTGAGCGTCTCGCCCAACCAGAAACTCTCCATCGAGTCGCTCAGCTCGGGCGTcccctcggcggcggtgacATCCCAAATGGCCGAGTTGGCCAGCGGCGTCCTGGTGTTTTCCTCGATCGCCTCGTACATTTTCCATGCCGACTCGAGCAGATCTTTGCGGCCGGTGATGCGGTACAAGATGAAGACGCTCTCGATGGCCTCGGGCCGCAACATGTATCGCTTGTCGCCGATGGCGACGAAGCCCTTGGGTATTCCTTTGCGGAGGATGgcctcgtcggcgtcgtcgggaTCCGTCTTGCGATCCAGGCCGCCCCTGGAGAGCACAGCTTCCCGCCACTTGTCCTCGTCCCACGGGCAGTCGTCGGCAGACTCGCACGGCAGCATCTGGAAGGTCTCGGGCATGATTCCCAGCGGCATGTTCTGGTAGGTCCAGATACAACCATCCATCAGCTTTTCGCCTTTTTCCACGTGAGTCTTGTTCCCGACCAGCCGGCCGCCGAGGGCGAGCATGCCGCCCGCATAACAGACGAGGTGTTGACCCTCAGGGCGCAGGCGCCGGGTCGTCTTGCCGTCCTCTGTCTTGACTGTCACCAGCCCGGACATGAGAACGTCCTTCTCGTCGGGCAGCATGGGCCGGTAGAGGTTGTGCTTGATGGCGGTGTGCATCGCCGCCTCGTACATCTCGCGATAGACGGGGAGCAGGCCGCCGACGAGAGCATGCGTTTTAGGGAGGTATTCGTACAGTGAATCGGCCATGGAgccgagggtatagtcgtgaTGCTGGTTAAACTCTGCCCTACGGGCGTTCACCACGATCGGCCACATACCCGGCAGGCCGGTGGTTTGCTGCTGCTTGTGGAGCAGATCGATGATGCGCTGCACTGCGTCGTACCATTTCGGGTCGCCTGTCAGCATGGACAGGCGAATGAACTCGAGCGAAAAGGTGCCGATCTCGGCGAGCAGGACGTGGTCGTCGGCCACCTGGGCCCTGCCCCAGCCAGCCGCCCACGCGTTCCAGCGCGTCAGGGGCATCCTGTTGGGGGTGTCGAAAGCGACATAGAGCATCTCGCCCACCTCTCTGGCCTTGGTCAAGAGTCGCACGTCCCCGCTGAGGTCATACGCGGCGAGGAAGCCGCCGAGGTAGCGGATGTTGGTCTCGAATACGTTGATGTCCTGGGAGGAGA
This genomic interval carries:
- a CDS encoding glycoside hydrolase family 47 protein (CAZy_ID 267845), which codes for MPAFGRRKTIAFVSITLCILFLYSFRRLDSYDPRLSFDDGVRDATSGPTRAPTRAPALNTKWTKLKTKYPVKDLRPLPTGQPSALPKVQAEFGPESDSDRDLRLKRRDAVKASFQRCWKSYRKLAWMSDELKPVSGGRHDPFGGWGATLVDSLDTLWIMGLMDEFEEAVAASSTINFDKVSSQDINVFETNIRYLGGFLAAYDLSGDVRLLTKAREVGEMLYVAFDTPNRMPLTRWNAWAAGWGRAQVADDHVLLAEIGTFSLEFIRLSMLTGDPKWYDAVQRIIDLLHKQQQTTGLPGMWPIVVNARRAEFNQHHDYTLGSMADSLYEYLPKTHALVGGLLPVYREMYEAAMHTAIKHNLYRPMLPDEKDVLMSGLVTVKTEDGKTTRRLRPEGQHLVCYAGGMLALGGRLVGNKTHVEKGEKLMDGCIWTYQNMPLGIMPETFQMLPCESADDCPWDEDKWREAVLSRGGLDRKTDPDDADEAILRKGIPKGFVAIGDKRYMLRPEAIESVFILYRITGRKDLLESAWKMYEAIEENTRTPLANSAIWDVTAAEGTPELSDSMESFWLGETLKYFYLMFSEPELISLDEYVFNTEAHPLKRLLP